The window ATGGTTGTTCAAAGACTTGCTAAAAGATTAGCTTTTAATGAGATTGATAAAAGAATAAATCAACAAGGTAGGCGTAACGATATTATGCGTGGTTTAGTGCCTATTGGCGATACTGGCTTTTATCGTAGTTCATTAGAGCCAGTTAGCCCGTTTGATTGTGCTAGATACCCTGATAGTCCTTATTGTGGCGGTTTTCCAATATCACCATTTGCTTTTGAATTGCAACCCGTTATTTACAGAGATAATTGCAATATTGGGATTAGATTAAATCAGACTGTAGGTTTTATTAAATTTCCACCACTAGCAATTGTTTATCGATATCCAGATTGCAGACAACCTGCTAAATCTCTACCTTTTCCTTCCGATGGTAGTAATTATGAAGAATCTTTAGATATTCCTTTCATAACTGAACCTCATTTTTTATTTGTATATAATGACAAATTAATTAGTCAGCAGGAAATCTTTAGGAAAGAAACTAACGAATTGTTAATATATGACGAAAGTTCGGAGACGAACTTAATTAGCTTTGATTTTCCTTTGCAAACAACAGAAACAGTAACCGAAATAGGAGGTACTACTGCGCGTGTTCTTGGATATTTAAAGTTTTTTACAAAATCAAGAGTAAGAATGAATCGTGCTTGGAAAGAAACTATTTGGTTTAGCACAACAAACGAGCAGTGGATTGCGTCAGGATACAATTTAGAGGAGGACGGAGGTGTTCTAGCAAAAGGACAACGCGAAATTACTTATAGAATTCTTGAGTCTACTAGACAAGAATATCATAGTGGTTGGTACTCACAGCCAAATGAAGCTAAATATCAACTTCGGGATGCAAAAAACTATCAAATAACAACTATTTATGACGGTGAGACAGATTATATAAAAGATTTTGATTTACGTCATTATACTGTAGTAGCTAGAACAACTTTAGGGCAAACTCCCACTAAAAATAATCCACCGCCACCAATTGATAAAGAGAAGGATGAAGAAGATATGGCGTGTTGCCCCGAGCATACAGCTTTACTTAGTAGATTAATTAAAAGAGTAGAGGAACTATCTAAAAAATTAGAAGAGGAATCTGAAGAACCAACCTCATTAGAAGCAATTACAGAAAAGATAGATAAGTTATCAGAAATTATTGGAGTCGATGAATTTCCGGCATCTTTACCACAATCACTAATTAGTAAAGATGAAGGATTTATAGGTAACTTAATTCCCAACCCTAATAAAGAAATTGCTAACCTAACACAATTTTTAGCTTGGTATGTCGAACGTTTTGATGAAATTATGGGGCAGTGGGAAATACCTATCGAGATTAAAGATAGCGATCCAAGTACTCCAGGAGATCAGTCAAAAATGATGCGATTGCCTAATATAGCTGAAACAATGGCTGAGATGGTAATGCTATTAATGCAGATTAGTATTTCTAGTGAATTAAATACCAATATATCTACTCGTATAATGGTAGATTCTGGGCAGGATAAGAAACAAAATTTTATTACTTATAAATCAGTTGAAGCAATCATTGATTATCTGGGTTTCGATACTAAAAACAAACAGGTAAATCTACCAATGATGTTTACCCCAGAAAAAGAAAAGTTTGAGGAGATATTGCAAGAATCAGATATTCCAGTTTCTGTAGCAGAATGCAGCGAAAAGCTAAATCTGCAAGCTGATTTAATGAGATTTAGGGAAGCATCGGGAATCATTAAAGCAATTCACTTTAGAAAAGTAGATCCTAACAGTGATATTAAATTTCAAATCATGGAGCGGCTGTTGGATTTGAGCGGGTTGCTAGATGATACAAAACCGGAGACAGAATCAGAAGCAGATTTTGACGCCTTCTTAAACTCGGTAGAGCAAGGATTCACAAACATTGCTGGAGTAGGCGACCCATCTAAACCATATGGTAGAGATTACGAAAATCGACCTCGAATTAGGCGAATTAAAAAGGTAAATCCCAATGAGGACATTACAGAGCAATGAGCCTAGTTATCAGACTTGCAGACTTAGCCTCAAGGACAGAGCGGCAATATGCTACTGGTGCTGAAGGGATTAGAAGGTTTGCTAATAGTGGCATGGTATCGCGTCAAGGTAGAGATGGAGGCGATGCGACCTTTTGGGATGGATTAGCTAGGTTTGGGGCTAGTTTGTTTGCGGCTCTAACTTGGCAGCCACCTTGGGCTTCAATGTTCTCTCTCACTAATTTGTGGTCAAAAGCTGTCGCAACATACCAATTTTTATTTAACTTTAATTGGAACGCTACAGATGACCAACTTGATCAGCAAATTAAACAAGCTGAATTAGCTGTTGCTGCAGCCGAAGGAGGCGCTAGAGGCGCTTTTGTCGGTTATCTGGTTTGTGGAGTTGCCCCAACTGCTGCGATCGCAGTCTTTAATGAACCACTAGCGCTTTATGTCCTCAAAAACTTAGGAGAAGAAGCAGCTGAAGAGATGGCAGCAAGAATTGGGGCGTTAATACAACTGCAGATTAGAAAAACAGCCATAACAGCATTTATTAATATATTTAAAAATAATCGTGCCTTAATTCGTAGTGCAGCGCTTGGCTTTACTAAACTCTTACAGATTGCTGGCGTACCAATAGATGATGAGGCAATTAATAAAGCAAATGAACAGCGCGACCAACCGTGGTCAATTGCAACAGCAATGGAAGATACAATTGATCGCATTGAAGACCCAGCACAGAGGATTAGAGTAGAGGAATTCTGGGAAGAGTTCGGGGAAGCTTGCATTGAAGCTGGGTATATTGTCGCTGGTAGTACTGATAGCTGGATCGCTCAACAACGGGTTGTTAATAATCCACCAGAAGACATTGATGAAGACATAATTATCATTAACCCTAGTGGGGCAATTGGGGCATCTGGTAGTACGGGAGAATAATGTGATGAGCGATTTAGTTTATTTAAGAGGTACGCAAAAAGAATTACGTCCTGTCATTATTGCGATGATGGCAACTTATCAGTTGCTGCAGGGTAAAGATGTTGGCTCAATTTATGGTTATCCCTCAGAGCAAATCCAAGCTAGAAGAAGATTTAAGCCAAGGATATTTCTGTATTTTGAGCAAAGAAACACGCTTAACGCAGCTAACTTTAAGCCTAAAAGGGGTGAAATATCATTCCGAATTATGGATGAGGAGTATTCAACTATAACTAATGGTGAGTTAACTAGGCTAGCAACTAACATCAAAACTCAGTTTGGCGCTAATGGCGGCTACGAGTGGAATAAAGGTAAAACAATGTATGCCTACACTGACTGGGATAAAGGCTATCAATTCCAGATGCTATGCAGATCTAGCACTCAGGCTAGAGAGTTAGTTACTAAAGTATTAGCGATCCAAAATCACTCGCCAGAATGGGGAAAATTAGCTAAGTCAGAAGCTGAAGACGAAACCGCAGCTTATCCAGATATTCCAGGACAGCATCGAGTCTTAGGGGAGATGGTAGATAAACCACAAAGACGACCAAGAGTAGAAGTTTGTTTTACCTACGCTTATGCTGAGATTTGGGGCAAGCCAAATCCAGTAATTCTGTACGATCCATTGGGTAAAAAAGGGAATGCTTTAATCACTTGAAACTACACTCAAATTTTTCCGATAGGCTAGCCTATCGTATAGACACTGACCTTGCTTTTGAAACTGGACGATCGCCTTCTTACTTGCCTACGATTGACGCAAGTAGAGTAAGAGTGAAACAGAAGGATGCCGATACTTTCAGATGGATCTCAAAAGTTAAAAGGTGCAACAGAAGAGCCTCTAAAGATAAGCGATAAAGCAATTGGATTTAGGCGCTTAGCTCAAGATGGAAATGAGGTTGCGCTATCAGATTTTACGGGGAAGCCTGTTATTTTAATTGGAGTAGGCGATATTAGAAATCCTATTGCTAAGGAGTTTCTAAATAAACTCAAGCCAGTCATCAGCGAAGCTAAAGCTAATGGGGTGCAAACAATTGTTAGTACAACCAGTTATTACAAAACTAATAAAGAGATAGCGGATGCTAACGGGTTTGATTTCCCCTTGCTTGATGACGAGTCTTTTTATGAAATTTCCGGCACTTATGGTCAACAAATGTGGCGGGGAGAAACCTTAATAGGAATTGAATTTCCGATTTATATATTAGATGCGAAACACACAATCGTTAGCATGGTTAGCACTAACACTTTAGTTGATTTTGAAATCACACCAGAATTAACAGCAGCAATTGATCGAGTTAGCACTAAAGTACAAGCGTAGGTAAATTATGGGTTCTCAGTCTAAGTACAAGAGTAAAGATTTAGTCTATGTCAACATCAAGATTCCAGATCCTGAAGGTGGAGATGGAGCGGTAGGCTTAAAGTACGGTTTTTTTACGAATATTCCGGCTGGGAATAGAAGCGATTTAGGTCAGGTTGCAATTCCACCAACTGATTATGCCGATCCGCCTACAGCTTTAATTATTGGGGCATCATTTCCTAAACCAAGACGCGCTTCTAGAAGAGAGACACAAAGATTTACTTCTTCTTTTGTAGGTGTAGATAAGATAGCTTCAGCTAAAGTTGCTGGGTATCGAATCGGAAAAACAAAAGCGCGTAGTAAATTAAAAGTTGCTGGTAGCGGTTCATATTTTGTTGAAACCGTATATGTAACAATTCGTGGCATTAAATATGGGTGGAATATTCCCAAAGTTTCCAAGGCTCATATCGGAGGTGATGCAGCAGCATTAGGAATTAGAAATGCGGCTGCTAGCGATCGCGATGAGTTATGTTTCGGGGCTAATTTCCCTAAACCTCCAAGAGCGAATAAATCAGCTACGGTTAGTAACGAAGTTCAGACTTACTCTACTTTTTACGACCCTAGTACCGAAAGCTTACCTAGTGGTTGGCAACCTTCTGGTGGCGGGGTTTATTCCATCTTGTAATTGATATGCATAACCCAGGTGAACGCTTAATTATCCTTCCAGGTGATATTGAATTTGAACAAACTCTTGCAACGCCACCTCCAGATTGGCGGCAGATAGCAAATAAAACTAATGGAAGCTACGCTTTTATTGCCGATGCTGAATCTGGGTTATTGCGTACTGTTGACGGTAGGGGATGTCAAGAATATTTGCTAGGGGGTGAATACATCCAAAGACTTGAATCTTTATATGAAGATGAAGACGATTATTTGGGTGAAGATTTAGAGGGAGTAGAAGAACTCTACATTGATTGGTAGTTTAGTTTAAATACGTTTGAGATTGAGTGAATTATTCTAATGTAAGTTTTTGGCAAAAAGTTTATGAGCAAAGCTTCGGAGATAGAACGCTACAGGCTTACTCTAAAACACATATTCCTTTGCCTAATTTCTCAATTAATTACAGATTTAATCACAAAACAATTGCTATTAAAACAACTTCTTTTAATGCAAAATCAACGTGGCGGCGTGGTGTTTATGTCTACCAAGTTTTAAGCGTTGGTAGTTTGCGATCTTTAGTAGGAAAAATTCATTCAACTTTATTAGGGAAAACAAACCTACTTGTATTTGACGAAGATTCTTCTGATTATTATATAGAAATTTCAATTCCTAAATGGTTTTTAGATATTACTGTTGAGATTTGGGTACTAAAGGAATTTAGCCCAGAAAGTTTATTATTATCTACTCAATTAGGCTTACCTGAAAAAACTTTATTTTTAACACTTTTGTAAAGTATGGCTAATATCAAGGCTATTGATGCAAATAGTGCATTAATTGAAGTTGCAGCAGATGGTGATGGATCTGCTGCAAATCCTTTTGTTACTTATCACAAGATAATCGAATCTGCACTACCAGTTAACGCAGCTACAAATGAAGCTATTTATACAGTGCGAGACCGACTACCTATAGCTGCAGTTAATTCTAATGTTAATGCGATCGCGGCTGCAACTGCATCTATTCAATTACTCGCTAGCAATGCTAATCGATTAGGAGCTATTTTTTATAATTTCAGTACCAGTAAACTTTATCTCAAATTGGGTATGAATGCTTCAACTACAAGCTTTACTGTACTACTGAATTCAGAAGATTATTATGAATTGCCTTTTAGGTACGTAGGCGTTATACACGGCATTTGGGAGCAACAAACAGGCAATCTTTTAGTTACGGAGCTTACTTAAATGCCACTAGTGAAAGCACCAATTAGGGAATCTGGATCAAATTTTCTCAATTACGATCAAAATACTGCACCTATTAATCCAGTTCGTGGTGCTATTTGGAAAGAACGCGATAG of the Gloeocapsopsis sp. IPPAS B-1203 genome contains:
- a CDS encoding redoxin domain-containing protein; amino-acid sequence: MPILSDGSQKLKGATEEPLKISDKAIGFRRLAQDGNEVALSDFTGKPVILIGVGDIRNPIAKEFLNKLKPVISEAKANGVQTIVSTTSYYKTNKEIADANGFDFPLLDDESFYEISGTYGQQMWRGETLIGIEFPIYILDAKHTIVSMVSTNTLVDFEITPELTAAIDRVSTKVQA